Proteins encoded in a region of the Rhizobium sp. CC-YZS058 genome:
- the mfd gene encoding transcription-repair coupling factor: MIIAGLNLKTIAGALREVTIGPVPAGAEAFLLADLARAEGPLAYILSDGQRLADLEQMLGFAAPDIPVLTLPGWDCLPYDRVSPSAEVSARRLSALAALAAHARKPHPAIVLVTVNAALQRMAPRSVIEGMAFSAKPGGTARMDDIAHLLERNGFERVTTVREVGEYAVRGGILDVFVPGAEEPLRLDFFGDTLETIRSFDPASQRTTGQARALELNPMSEVSLTPETISQFRRSYLALFGAATREDALYQAVSEGRRYAGMEHWLPLFYDELDTIFDALSGFRIVTDHVAREAAAERMKLVRDYYEARLQGGSTGKTQLAQGTPYKPVPPEQLYLTAEDFAARLAEHQAIRLSPFLEHEGEARQVLTIDARPGVRWAKNVTADERSEDRVNVFDLAVKYIADRRAKGDKVLITAWSEGSLDRLMQVLSEHGLGNVKPVTTLAEVGGLKPGEAASAVLSLESGFETGKLVVVGEQDILGDRMVRRAKRRKRGADFIAEVAGLDEGSIVVHAEHGIGRFVGLRTIEAAGAPHACLELVYADDAKLYLPVENIDLLSRYGSEGSDAILDKLGGVAWQARKAKLKKRLLDMAGGLIRIAAERMTRRAPVLAAPEGLYDEFAARFPYDETEDQMTSIEAVRDDLAAGRPMDRLVCGDVGFGKTEVALRAAFLAAMNGVQVAVVVPTTLLARQHFKSFSERFRGLPIRLAQASRLVGSKELALTKKEIAEGKTDIVVGTHALLGSSITFANLGLLIIDEEQHFGVKHKERLKELKSDVHVLTLSATPIPRTLQLALTGVRELSLITTPPVDRMAVRTFISPFDALVIRETLMREHYRGGQSFYVCPRLADLAEIHDFLQSDVPELKVAVAHGQMPAGELEDVMNAFYEGRYDVLLSTTIVESGLDVPSANTLIVHRADMFGLAQLYQLRGRVGRSKVRAFALFTLPANRTLTGQAERRLKVLQSLDTLGAGFQLASHDLDIRGAGNLLGDEQSGHIKEVGFELYQQMLEEAVAELKGEEEIADSGWSPQISVGTPVMIPDDYVPDLNLRMMLYRRLGEITELPEIDAFGAELIDRFGPLPIELQHLLKIVYVKSLCRTANVEKLDAGPKGVVVHFRNKEFPNPANLVGWIAKQGMAAKLRADQSLFLLRDLPTPEKRLAGAAVVMTQLAGLAKS, from the coding sequence GACCGCGTGTCGCCAAGCGCCGAAGTGTCGGCACGGCGGCTGTCCGCCCTTGCGGCGCTTGCCGCCCATGCCAGGAAGCCGCATCCGGCCATCGTGCTCGTCACCGTGAATGCCGCGCTGCAGCGCATGGCGCCGCGCAGCGTCATCGAGGGCATGGCCTTTTCCGCCAAGCCCGGCGGCACGGCGCGCATGGACGACATCGCCCATCTCCTGGAGCGCAACGGCTTCGAACGGGTGACGACGGTGCGCGAGGTCGGCGAATATGCCGTCCGCGGCGGTATTCTCGACGTGTTCGTACCGGGCGCGGAAGAGCCGTTGCGGCTCGATTTCTTCGGCGACACGCTGGAGACCATCCGCTCCTTCGATCCCGCCAGCCAGCGCACCACCGGTCAGGCCCGGGCGCTGGAACTGAACCCGATGAGCGAGGTGTCGCTGACGCCCGAGACCATCAGCCAGTTCCGCCGCAGCTATCTCGCCCTCTTCGGCGCCGCGACGCGCGAGGATGCGCTGTACCAGGCCGTGTCCGAAGGCCGGCGCTATGCGGGCATGGAGCACTGGCTGCCGCTGTTCTACGACGAGCTGGATACGATCTTCGACGCGCTCTCCGGCTTCCGCATCGTCACCGACCATGTGGCGCGCGAGGCGGCGGCCGAGCGGATGAAGCTGGTGCGCGACTATTACGAGGCGCGGCTGCAGGGCGGCTCGACCGGCAAGACCCAGCTGGCCCAGGGCACGCCCTACAAGCCTGTCCCGCCCGAGCAGCTCTATCTGACGGCGGAGGATTTCGCGGCGCGGCTGGCCGAACATCAGGCGATCCGCCTCTCGCCCTTCCTGGAGCACGAGGGCGAGGCCCGGCAGGTGCTGACCATCGATGCGCGCCCCGGCGTGCGCTGGGCGAAGAACGTGACGGCGGACGAGCGCAGCGAAGACAGGGTCAATGTCTTCGATCTCGCCGTCAAATACATCGCCGACCGCCGCGCCAAGGGCGACAAGGTGCTGATCACGGCCTGGTCGGAAGGCTCGCTCGACCGGCTGATGCAGGTGCTCTCCGAACATGGGCTCGGCAATGTGAAGCCGGTGACCACGCTGGCCGAGGTCGGCGGGCTGAAGCCCGGCGAGGCGGCCTCCGCCGTGCTGAGCCTCGAAAGCGGGTTCGAGACGGGCAAGCTGGTCGTCGTCGGCGAACAGGATATTCTCGGCGACCGCATGGTTCGCCGCGCCAAGCGCCGCAAGCGCGGCGCCGACTTCATTGCGGAAGTTGCCGGGCTCGACGAGGGCTCGATCGTCGTCCATGCCGAGCACGGCATCGGCCGCTTCGTCGGCCTGCGCACCATCGAGGCGGCCGGCGCGCCGCATGCCTGCCTCGAACTCGTCTATGCCGACGACGCCAAGCTTTATCTTCCGGTCGAGAACATCGACCTCCTCTCCCGCTACGGTTCGGAAGGCAGCGACGCGATTCTTGACAAGCTCGGCGGCGTCGCCTGGCAGGCGCGCAAGGCAAAACTGAAGAAGCGCCTGCTCGATATGGCAGGCGGCCTGATCCGTATTGCCGCCGAGCGCATGACGCGCCGCGCGCCGGTGCTGGCGGCGCCGGAAGGGCTCTATGACGAGTTCGCCGCCCGCTTCCCCTATGACGAGACCGAGGACCAGATGACCTCGATCGAGGCGGTGCGCGACGATCTCGCCGCCGGTCGGCCGATGGACCGCCTCGTCTGCGGCGATGTCGGCTTCGGCAAGACGGAGGTGGCGCTGCGCGCCGCCTTCCTCGCCGCCATGAACGGCGTGCAGGTGGCCGTCGTCGTGCCGACGACGCTGCTCGCCCGCCAGCATTTCAAATCTTTCAGCGAGCGCTTCCGCGGCCTGCCGATCCGGCTTGCCCAGGCCTCGCGCCTCGTCGGGTCCAAGGAGCTGGCGCTGACGAAGAAGGAGATCGCCGAGGGCAAGACCGACATCGTCGTCGGCACCCATGCGCTGCTCGGCTCGTCGATCACCTTCGCCAATCTCGGCCTGCTGATCATCGACGAGGAGCAGCATTTCGGCGTCAAGCACAAGGAGCGGCTGAAGGAGCTGAAGTCGGACGTGCATGTGCTGACGCTCTCGGCCACGCCCATTCCGCGCACGCTGCAGCTGGCGCTGACCGGCGTGCGCGAGCTCTCGCTCATCACCACGCCGCCGGTCGACCGCATGGCGGTGCGCACGTTCATCTCGCCCTTCGATGCGCTGGTGATCCGCGAAACGCTGATGCGCGAGCATTATCGCGGCGGCCAGAGCTTCTATGTGTGCCCGCGGCTTGCCGATCTCGCGGAGATCCACGACTTCCTGCAGTCCGACGTGCCGGAACTGAAAGTCGCCGTCGCCCATGGTCAGATGCCGGCGGGCGAGCTGGAAGACGTGATGAACGCCTTCTACGAAGGGCGCTACGATGTGCTGCTCTCCACCACCATCGTCGAATCCGGACTCGACGTGCCGAGCGCCAACACGCTGATCGTCCACCGTGCCGATATGTTCGGCCTCGCCCAGCTCTACCAGCTGCGCGGCCGTGTCGGCCGCTCGAAGGTCCGCGCCTTTGCCCTCTTCACCCTGCCGGCCAACCGCACGCTGACAGGCCAGGCGGAGCGTCGGCTGAAAGTGCTGCAATCGCTCGACACGCTCGGCGCCGGCTTCCAGCTTGCGAGCCACGACCTCGACATCCGCGGCGCGGGCAATCTGCTCGGCGACGAGCAGTCCGGCCATATCAAGGAAGTCGGTTTCGAGCTCTACCAGCAGATGCTGGAGGAGGCGGTGGCCGAACTGAAGGGCGAGGAAGAGATCGCCGATAGCGGCTGGTCGCCGCAGATCTCCGTCGGCACGCCGGTGATGATCCCGGACGACTATGTGCCGGACCTCAACCTGCGCATGATGCTCTACCGTCGCCTGGGCGAGATCACCGAGCTTCCCGAGATCGACGCTTTCGGCGCCGAGCTGATCGACCGGTTCGGGCCGCTGCCGATCGAGCTGCAGCATCTGCTGAAGATCGTCTACGTCAAATCGCTCTGCCGCACCGCCAATGTCGAGAAGCTCGATGCCGGCCCGAAGGGCGTCGTCGTCCATTTCCGCAACAAGGAGTTTCCGAACCCGGCCAACCTCGTTGGCTGGATCGCCAAGCAGGGCATGGCCGCCAAGCTGAGAGCCGACCAGAGCCTCTTCCTGCTCCGCGATCTCCCGACGCCTGAAAAGCGGCTGGCCGGGGCGGCCGTGGTGATGACGCAGCTGGCCGGCCTCGCCAAGAGTTGA